A single region of the Ancylobacter novellus DSM 506 genome encodes:
- a CDS encoding extensin family protein: MDFRSLPFIRLPFPRRVAPILAVGLLLAGASPLAADDLTRSIDRAGNAINRQLGDFFGVTPERPAKRRPATKSTATAKPVDGKVPLPPSRPGEADQQAALTSQPEEASAPKPEAKPAVAEPDMPKPDIKAASDPGEAKPDTPTPSGERAATSDPGEAKPDTPAPSGEREVVVPPPAAPEPPAAASAPLPPPAPERLAALPPPAAGPTAEPAETARAAPVPTICPELSNEDIGVFTPTEVKTTEPACTLDRGVVLSAVRMKDGRLVQLQPAAELRCEMAASVARWLREKVEPAVATLGSPLDKVLVAGSLQCRSRNHVAGAKISEHGRGNALDTHGYELKDGRRFVIGPPSMGSGEHAMPVDFQEKLKASACADFTTILGPGSDGYHEQHLHVDRAERRSGAVLCQWATARVEAVPPKPPVKPAEAKAGEPAASDAPPEEGATPDSAGKSQ, encoded by the coding sequence ATGGATTTCCGAAGCCTCCCATTCATCCGCCTCCCATTCCCTCGCCGCGTCGCACCAATCCTCGCCGTCGGGCTGCTGCTGGCCGGTGCCTCGCCGCTCGCCGCCGACGATCTCACCCGCTCGATCGACCGCGCCGGCAACGCCATCAACCGCCAGCTCGGCGACTTTTTCGGCGTGACGCCCGAGCGCCCGGCCAAGCGCCGCCCGGCGACGAAGAGCACGGCGACGGCGAAGCCGGTCGACGGCAAGGTGCCGCTGCCCCCCTCGCGCCCCGGCGAGGCCGACCAGCAGGCGGCGCTCACCTCGCAGCCGGAGGAGGCCTCCGCGCCCAAGCCCGAGGCGAAACCTGCCGTCGCCGAGCCGGATATGCCCAAACCCGACATCAAGGCCGCCTCCGACCCCGGCGAGGCCAAGCCCGACACGCCCACTCCCTCCGGCGAGCGCGCGGCCACCTCCGACCCCGGCGAGGCCAAGCCCGACACGCCCGCTCCCTCCGGCGAGCGCGAGGTGGTGGTGCCGCCGCCGGCTGCCCCGGAGCCGCCGGCCGCAGCGAGCGCTCCCCTGCCCCCGCCGGCCCCGGAGCGGCTTGCCGCCCTGCCCCCGCCCGCCGCCGGACCTACGGCCGAGCCGGCCGAGACCGCCCGCGCCGCGCCCGTTCCCACCATCTGCCCGGAACTGTCGAACGAAGATATCGGCGTGTTCACGCCCACGGAGGTGAAGACCACCGAGCCCGCCTGCACGCTCGACCGCGGCGTCGTGCTCTCGGCGGTGCGGATGAAGGACGGTCGTCTGGTGCAATTGCAGCCGGCCGCCGAACTGCGCTGCGAGATGGCGGCCTCGGTCGCCCGCTGGCTGCGCGAGAAGGTCGAGCCGGCGGTCGCTACGCTCGGCTCGCCGCTGGACAAGGTGCTGGTCGCCGGCTCGCTGCAATGCCGCTCGCGCAACCATGTCGCTGGCGCGAAGATCAGCGAGCACGGGCGCGGCAACGCGCTCGACACCCACGGCTACGAGCTGAAGGACGGGCGCCGCTTCGTCATCGGCCCGCCGTCCATGGGCTCGGGCGAACATGCGATGCCGGTCGACTTCCAGGAGAAGCTGAAGGCGAGCGCCTGCGCCGACTTCACCACCATCCTCGGCCCCGGCTCGGATGGCTATCACGAGCAGCATCTGCATGTGGACCGCGCCGAGCGGCGTTCCGGCGCGGTGCTGTGCCAGTGGGCGACCGCGCGCGTCGAAGCCGTCCCGCCCAAGCCGCCGGTGAAGCCCGCCGAGGCGAAAGCGGGGGAGCCCGCCGCCTCCGACGCGCCCCCGGAGGAGGGGGCGACACCGGATTCCGCGGGAAAGAGTCAATAG
- a CDS encoding HAD family hydrolase — protein sequence MNAPRAILFDKDGTLVDFDRTWGPAAGAVMRRLAGADEAALTQLYAASHFLPAEDRFLQSSPLIAGSSRQYGPLWAQILDVPATMDFFGEIDRLFREEGGRYLTPIGSPAQTLGRLHALGLPLGIATNDAEPNARLQATQLGLDGLLSAVYGYDSGYGSKPAPGMVEAFSRLTGLAPADIALVGDTRHDLHTARNAGAIAVLVRCGPGPVDDFAHEADLVVDTVEDLADMILRAAPAEAAR from the coding sequence GTGAACGCGCCACGCGCCATTCTGTTCGACAAGGACGGTACCTTGGTCGATTTCGACCGTACCTGGGGACCCGCCGCAGGTGCCGTGATGCGCCGTCTCGCCGGAGCGGACGAAGCGGCGCTGACCCAGCTTTACGCAGCCAGCCATTTTCTGCCAGCGGAAGATCGCTTCCTGCAGAGCTCGCCGCTCATCGCCGGCTCCTCGCGGCAATATGGCCCGCTCTGGGCGCAGATCCTCGACGTGCCGGCGACGATGGACTTCTTCGGCGAGATCGACCGGCTCTTTCGCGAGGAAGGCGGGCGCTACCTCACCCCCATCGGCAGCCCCGCGCAGACGCTCGGCCGGCTGCACGCGCTCGGCCTGCCGCTCGGCATCGCCACCAACGACGCCGAGCCCAATGCCCGCCTGCAGGCGACCCAGCTCGGCCTCGACGGGCTGCTCAGCGCCGTCTACGGCTATGATTCCGGCTACGGCTCCAAGCCGGCGCCCGGCATGGTGGAGGCGTTCAGCCGCCTGACCGGCCTCGCCCCGGCCGACATCGCCCTCGTCGGCGATACCCGGCACGATCTGCACACCGCCCGCAATGCCGGCGCCATCGCGGTGCTGGTGCGCTGCGGCCCCGGCCCGGTGGACGATTTCGCCCACGAGGCCGACCTCGTGGTCGACACGGTGGAGGACCTCGCCGACATGATCCTGCGCGCCGCTCCGGCGGAGGCGGCCCGATGA